From Alienimonas californiensis, a single genomic window includes:
- a CDS encoding tetratricopeptide repeat protein — MSDPQSPPAAPTRRQKLERLLADDPGDAFLRYSLALELAKTDEAAALREFDRVIAEHPDYVPAYFMKGQTLARADRDDEARETLTAGVEVAIRTGDDHAAGEMSGFLETLG, encoded by the coding sequence ATGTCCGACCCCCAATCGCCGCCCGCCGCGCCCACCCGCCGGCAGAAGCTCGAACGCCTGCTCGCCGACGACCCCGGCGACGCGTTCCTCCGCTATTCCCTCGCGCTCGAACTGGCCAAAACCGACGAGGCCGCCGCCCTGCGGGAGTTCGACCGCGTGATCGCGGAGCACCCGGACTACGTGCCGGCCTACTTCATGAAGGGCCAGACCCTCGCCCGGGCCGACCGGGACGACGAGGCCCGCGAGACCCTGACGGCCGGCGTCGAGGTCGCGATCCGGACCGGCGACGACCACGCCGCCGGCGAGATGAGCGGCTTCTTAGAGACCCTGGGCTGA
- a CDS encoding rod shape-determining protein MreC, with protein MSGALDDSPRSGRGLWPTAAAIALGALLAAAPPGVELIVRTQLHDLAGPVLSRLPASSAPAETAEAPVAELAREVARLRTELAATPADAPADRLVGPLWLTAATLGTAERRGAVAELLIARVGTETAADDVALLTENLPAIDAGADRQVHVGDLVVTGGAVVGRIAAAGRWTATVRPVTDADFRLAVTVPGNAAPGGGEEATAVLAGDGDAGAVLLHVPTAATIAVGAVVACEAAETGGAAVPVGVVSAVEPAAADGRRLVRVRPLATLAGRAGGAVQVVRAGLNRRRVGSPEEQP; from the coding sequence GTGAGCGGAGCCCTCGACGACTCCCCCCGCAGCGGCCGCGGCCTCTGGCCGACCGCGGCGGCGATCGCGCTGGGGGCGCTGCTGGCCGCCGCCCCGCCGGGGGTCGAACTGATCGTTCGCACTCAGCTCCACGACTTGGCCGGCCCGGTTCTCTCCCGGCTCCCGGCCTCCTCCGCCCCGGCCGAGACGGCGGAGGCGCCCGTCGCGGAACTCGCCCGGGAGGTGGCCCGGCTGCGGACCGAACTCGCCGCGACGCCCGCCGACGCGCCGGCGGACCGGCTGGTCGGTCCGCTCTGGCTGACGGCCGCGACGCTCGGGACGGCGGAGCGGCGGGGAGCCGTCGCGGAACTGCTCATCGCCCGGGTCGGCACGGAGACGGCGGCGGACGACGTCGCCCTGCTGACCGAAAATCTCCCCGCGATCGACGCCGGCGCCGACCGGCAGGTGCATGTGGGGGACCTCGTCGTCACCGGCGGCGCTGTGGTCGGCCGGATCGCGGCGGCGGGCCGCTGGACCGCGACCGTGCGTCCCGTGACCGACGCCGACTTTCGCCTCGCCGTTACCGTGCCGGGGAACGCCGCGCCGGGCGGCGGGGAGGAGGCGACCGCGGTGCTGGCCGGCGACGGCGACGCCGGCGCCGTCCTGCTGCACGTGCCCACCGCCGCCACAATCGCCGTGGGCGCCGTCGTCGCCTGCGAAGCCGCGGAAACCGGCGGGGCCGCGGTGCCCGTGGGCGTGGTGTCGGCGGTCGAACCGGCCGCCGCGGACGGGCGGCGCCTCGTCCGGGTGCGGCCGCTGGCGACCCTCGCCGGCCGGGCCGGCGGGGCCGTTCAAGTGGTGCGGGCCGGCCTGAACCGGCGTCGCGTTGGTTCGCCAGAGGAACAGCCGTGA
- a CDS encoding rod shape-determining protein yields MWRRLTRTVRPDLAVDLGSARCRVAVAGDRSPVPRLIDEPTVVAVARGGRRVLGRGAAVGRLASQTLGRTPAGVDAVRPIVGGVVADFDLAEALMAVLIQKARRGRRGPRSRVLLTVAGGLTPVERRAAVGVLERAGAGSVGLLDAARAAALGAGLPVSEPIASLICTVGAATCEVAVLSLGDRIAGRSVRTGGDDWGVAVREHLRSVHGLKIGAETAARVVHEVGSAARTGDEATTEVSGLDVAGRVPRTVAVTAEEIRDALADPLEKVVTAIAETVEDCGTELVADLARGGLTLCGGGANLRGLDRYLTDRLNLPVRIAPDPGSAAVRGAIVALENRDVWRHWLTPAARAA; encoded by the coding sequence ATGTGGCGGCGGCTGACCCGCACCGTCCGGCCCGATCTGGCCGTGGACCTCGGCAGCGCCCGCTGCCGGGTCGCGGTGGCGGGGGATCGTTCGCCCGTGCCGCGGCTGATTGACGAACCCACGGTCGTCGCCGTGGCCCGCGGCGGTCGCCGGGTGCTGGGCCGCGGGGCGGCGGTGGGACGCCTCGCCAGCCAGACGCTCGGCCGCACCCCGGCGGGCGTGGACGCCGTGCGGCCAATCGTCGGCGGCGTCGTGGCGGACTTCGACCTCGCCGAAGCGTTGATGGCGGTACTCATTCAAAAGGCCCGCCGCGGTCGCCGCGGCCCCCGCAGCCGGGTGTTGCTGACGGTCGCCGGCGGACTGACCCCGGTGGAACGCCGGGCGGCGGTCGGCGTGCTGGAACGGGCCGGGGCCGGGTCGGTCGGTCTGCTGGACGCCGCCCGGGCCGCCGCGCTGGGCGCCGGCCTACCGGTCAGCGAACCGATCGCCAGCCTGATCTGCACCGTGGGGGCGGCGACCTGCGAAGTCGCCGTGCTGAGCCTCGGCGACCGCATCGCCGGCCGCTCCGTCCGCACCGGCGGGGACGACTGGGGCGTCGCCGTGCGGGAACACCTGCGGTCGGTTCACGGACTGAAGATCGGCGCCGAAACCGCCGCCCGCGTGGTGCACGAGGTCGGCTCCGCCGCCCGCACCGGGGACGAGGCGACGACGGAGGTCAGCGGTTTGGACGTCGCCGGCCGGGTGCCCCGCACCGTGGCCGTCACCGCGGAGGAGATCCGCGACGCCCTCGCCGATCCGCTGGAGAAGGTCGTCACCGCGATCGCCGAGACCGTGGAGGACTGCGGCACCGAACTGGTCGCCGACCTCGCCCGCGGCGGGCTGACGCTGTGCGGCGGCGGGGCGAACCTGCGGGGGCTGGACCGCTACCTCACCGACCGGCTGAACCTGCCGGTGCGCATCGCCCCCGACCCCGGTTCCGCAGCGGTCCGCGGGGCGATCGTGGCGCTGGAGAACCGGGACGTCTGGCGTCACTGGCTCACCCCCGCGGCGAGGGCCGCGTGA
- a CDS encoding peptidoglycan D,D-transpeptidase FtsI family protein, protein MSGSSLNSPFKPTAGAGVRAGVLATAFLLPLVVIGGRVAFIQLTCGAAVAAGRDEPRPRDEPVPAADGRVLSADGALWAWDEARFEVHVHYRWLQTEPDEGWLGDQLRSRLSREERNDPATLAAAEAEIRAERDALRVRLAAACGVDVGEVARRFAAIDGRIAEMKAKIVAAREAKRSAAAAERAAAVGDGPLDRVIAELTTPPERGGRVDDTLAEELAYHRALSGLGPRVAAAIEGSPERFPGVRVLPVVGRRTAEGLPAPHLVGLRASGGSDQHEDDVRTGLTGVEAAFDGVLTHRAGARRIWEDRRGAAVRTELLKPPRPGRDVRLTVRADLQTRLVSRLAVAMTPPEGRPIPTGAAAVLMDVHTGAVLAAASLPRYDPADLRDPDRWADLRSDPRAPLLDRVTAAALPPGSVFKPVIVAAALEEGVVFGDGSIECRGYLDRPERHRCACFIQEEVGHGYVKPADALCRSCNVWCFDAADRLGPADVRHWANAFGFGVAPGTGLPGERAGSVLPVDDKKVSRDLLIETGVGQGEVTATPLQVCRMTAAIANGGRLVIPQVALPVSPSPPGGAPSVLAPPGGDGEAVELSDRTWLALRSGMDRAVNDPLGTAYGHARSKRLRVAGKTGTAQVGGDRPSHAWFAGYGTLPGADRPAVAVCVMLEHGGSGGADAGPVARDLLEAWAALEDPAKPQANAAAFQIRRVQ, encoded by the coding sequence GTGAGCGGTTCCTCCCTCAATTCCCCCTTCAAACCGACGGCGGGCGCCGGCGTGCGCGCCGGGGTCCTCGCCACGGCGTTCCTGCTCCCGTTGGTCGTGATCGGGGGCCGGGTGGCCTTCATCCAGCTCACCTGCGGCGCAGCGGTCGCCGCCGGTCGGGACGAACCGCGGCCGCGCGACGAGCCCGTGCCCGCCGCCGACGGACGGGTGCTCTCCGCGGACGGCGCCCTCTGGGCCTGGGACGAGGCGCGGTTCGAGGTGCACGTGCATTACCGCTGGCTCCAGACGGAGCCGGACGAAGGATGGCTCGGCGATCAACTGCGGTCGCGGCTGTCCCGGGAGGAGCGGAACGACCCGGCGACGCTCGCCGCGGCGGAGGCGGAGATTCGGGCCGAACGCGACGCCCTGCGCGTGCGGTTGGCGGCGGCCTGCGGGGTGGACGTGGGCGAAGTCGCCCGCCGCTTCGCCGCGATCGACGGCCGCATCGCCGAGATGAAGGCGAAGATCGTCGCCGCCCGGGAGGCGAAGCGGTCCGCCGCCGCCGCCGAACGGGCCGCCGCGGTCGGCGACGGCCCGCTGGACCGCGTGATCGCGGAACTCACCACCCCGCCGGAACGCGGCGGGAGGGTGGACGACACGCTCGCGGAGGAACTCGCCTATCACCGGGCGCTGTCCGGGCTGGGGCCGCGGGTCGCCGCGGCGATCGAGGGCTCTCCCGAACGGTTCCCCGGCGTGCGGGTCCTGCCGGTCGTCGGCCGCCGCACCGCCGAGGGGCTGCCGGCCCCGCACCTCGTCGGGCTGCGGGCGTCCGGGGGATCGGACCAGCATGAAGACGACGTGCGGACCGGCCTGACGGGGGTCGAAGCGGCGTTCGACGGCGTGCTCACCCATCGGGCCGGGGCCCGCCGCATCTGGGAGGACCGCCGGGGGGCGGCGGTGCGAACGGAGTTACTCAAACCGCCGCGGCCCGGCCGGGACGTGCGACTGACGGTGCGGGCCGATCTGCAAACCCGCCTGGTCTCTCGCCTGGCGGTGGCGATGACGCCGCCGGAGGGCCGCCCAATCCCCACCGGCGCCGCCGCCGTGCTGATGGACGTGCACACCGGCGCCGTGCTCGCGGCGGCGAGCCTGCCGAGGTACGACCCCGCCGATCTCCGCGACCCGGACCGCTGGGCCGACCTGCGGAGCGATCCGCGGGCGCCGCTGCTGGACCGGGTCACCGCCGCGGCCCTGCCGCCGGGCAGCGTGTTCAAGCCGGTGATCGTCGCCGCGGCGCTGGAGGAGGGCGTGGTATTCGGCGACGGTTCGATCGAGTGCCGCGGCTACCTCGACCGGCCGGAGCGGCACCGCTGCGCCTGCTTCATCCAGGAGGAGGTCGGCCACGGCTACGTGAAGCCCGCGGACGCCCTCTGCCGGAGTTGTAACGTCTGGTGCTTCGACGCCGCCGACCGCCTCGGTCCCGCCGACGTGCGGCACTGGGCGAACGCGTTCGGCTTCGGCGTTGCCCCCGGCACGGGACTCCCCGGCGAGCGGGCCGGATCCGTCCTGCCGGTGGACGATAAGAAAGTGTCCCGCGATCTGCTGATCGAAACCGGCGTCGGCCAGGGCGAGGTCACCGCGACGCCGTTGCAGGTCTGCCGCATGACCGCCGCGATCGCGAACGGGGGACGACTGGTGATCCCTCAAGTGGCCCTCCCCGTTTCGCCGTCGCCGCCAGGCGGCGCGCCTTCCGTGCTCGCGCCGCCTGGCGGCGACGGCGAAGCGGTGGAACTTTCTGACCGCACCTGGCTCGCCCTGCGGTCCGGCATGGACAGGGCGGTCAACGATCCGTTGGGCACCGCCTATGGACACGCCCGCTCCAAGCGGCTGCGGGTCGCGGGCAAGACGGGCACGGCCCAAGTCGGCGGCGACCGGCCCAGCCACGCCTGGTTCGCCGGGTACGGCACGCTGCCCGGGGCGGACCGACCGGCGGTGGCCGTCTGCGTGATGCTGGAGCACGGCGGCAGCGGCGGGGCCGACGCCGGGCCGGTCGCGCGGGATCTATTGGAGGCTTGGGCCGCCTTGGAGGACCCGGCGAAGCCGCAAGCAAACGCCGCAGCGTTCCAGATCCGCCGCGTGCAGTAG
- a CDS encoding acyl-CoA dehydrogenase family protein yields MLSPELLADLRQLAEEQERAGWSEPGRGCEAAWALMARAGVLGWVIPERFGGSDLPAPEVMAGYEQLAAANLCATFVLTQFNAAAARIAECDNEDLKARSLPGMAAGRTTATVGISHLTTSRRHTGRPMVRAEPAFGTGWTGHRLTGTLPWCTNAGFADLILVGAERPDGRQLLAVINGTDDPAVQDHACPELLALSASRTAEVTLDGVDVPDTDLVAGPVEEVMRQGAGGTGSVGTSALAVGHAAGSLRGLVAEAEKRPELGETLEPLQRERAKLSADIQTIAAASSPEELPEGLNAQTVRARANSLCLRSAQAYLTASKGAGFVAGHPAGRFVREAMFFQVWSCPAPVAAAALREFACGL; encoded by the coding sequence ATGCTTTCCCCCGAACTGCTCGCCGACCTCCGCCAGCTCGCTGAGGAGCAGGAACGCGCCGGCTGGTCCGAGCCCGGCCGCGGGTGCGAGGCGGCCTGGGCTCTGATGGCCCGGGCCGGGGTGCTCGGGTGGGTGATCCCGGAACGGTTCGGCGGGTCGGACCTGCCGGCGCCGGAGGTGATGGCCGGGTACGAGCAACTCGCGGCCGCGAACCTGTGCGCGACGTTCGTCCTGACCCAGTTCAACGCCGCCGCCGCCCGCATCGCAGAGTGCGACAACGAAGATCTCAAGGCCCGATCTCTGCCCGGGATGGCGGCCGGCAGGACGACGGCGACCGTCGGCATCAGCCACCTCACCACCTCCCGCCGTCACACCGGCCGGCCGATGGTGCGGGCTGAGCCGGCCTTCGGGACTGGGTGGACCGGCCACCGGCTGACGGGCACGCTGCCGTGGTGCACGAACGCGGGGTTCGCCGACCTGATCCTCGTCGGCGCCGAGCGACCCGACGGCCGGCAACTCCTCGCCGTTATCAACGGGACCGACGATCCCGCCGTCCAGGACCACGCCTGTCCGGAACTGCTGGCCCTGTCCGCCAGCCGCACCGCCGAGGTGACGCTGGACGGCGTGGACGTGCCGGACACCGACCTTGTCGCCGGGCCGGTGGAAGAGGTGATGAGGCAGGGCGCCGGCGGGACCGGCTCGGTCGGCACCAGCGCCCTCGCCGTCGGCCACGCCGCCGGCTCCCTGCGGGGGCTCGTCGCGGAGGCGGAGAAGCGGCCGGAGTTGGGGGAAACGCTCGAACCGCTCCAGCGGGAGCGGGCGAAGCTGTCGGCGGACATCCAGACGATCGCCGCGGCCTCTTCGCCGGAGGAACTGCCGGAGGGTCTGAACGCCCAGACGGTTCGCGCCCGGGCCAACTCGCTCTGCCTCCGCAGCGCCCAGGCGTACCTCACGGCCAGCAAGGGGGCCGGCTTCGTCGCCGGCCACCCCGCCGGTCGATTCGTGCGGGAAGCGATGTTCTTCCAAGTTTGGAGCTGCCCCGCCCCCGTCGCCGCCGCCGCCCTGCGCGAGTTCGCCTGCGGCCTCTGA